TCCAGCATCCGAGAAGTGAACGAGTTTGCCGCGAACATCGCGTCCTCTGTTGAGCAGCAGGGAGCAGCAACCGCTGAGATTACGGAGAACGTCCATCAGGCAGCAGCGGGAACGCAGAACGTATCGGAAAATATGGTGCAAGTTGCTCAGGCTGCGGAGAAAACCAATCATTCATCTGATCTGGTTTCGAAGACCGCGGTTTCAGTCCGTCAGGAGGTCATCGGCCTTCGCCAGCAAATTAATGACTTCCTTCACAAAGTTAAGTCTGTCTAACGCTGGTTTATGAAGCATTGCTGGGATCGGCGCCAGACCTCCAAGGGATCTGGCGCCGATCCCTTTTTGTTTAAGCCAGAAGCCAGTCAATAACCACCTGAAGTTAATGTGAAGCGATTGCGCGTCAAACGTGGCAAATTGGCATGATATATTTTTGGAAATTCTGAAAGAAGTGTAGCCTCGGTGCGGTCGTGTAAACGCTTGCAAAAACGGGCTTTCTGAGCGATCAAAGTGGTCAACTAAACATCACCCCTGTCTCCCATCAGACAAAAGCGATAGGGGTACGCACAGAAGATGCTACTCCTTAGAATCTGCTCCGGTTGAGAAACCAAGAGCACAAGGCCCTCCGCCTACTGGGAGAGCCTTGTAAACGCAAGACCAATCAGTAATTCATGTAAAGCAAATAGATGCCAAACAGTGCTGAAGCTGCGCCGAATGCACGCAAGATCAGGCGGCCACTGCTCCACTCTGTTAACGAGCCCAAACCAAGACCGGAAAGACTGAGTGCAAAGGTGGAAACGGAGAAGCCTGCCGCGTAGATCAGCAAGCTGCCAGCATTGGCCTCATTGGCATGTGCGGCGCCGTGGAACACCGCAAACACCCCTACAATCAACGCGCCAACGACAACTGGAAGCTTGAGTGCAAATGCGATCAACAGGCCGATGACGATGATCGAGATTAGAATGCCCGGCTCAATATACGGAATGACAACGCCGATGAAACGCGCCCAAAATGCCATAAACATAACCAGCATAAACACCAGCGGCCACACCAATCGTTTACGGGTAAGCACCAGCGCCGCCCAGATACCAACACCAACCATGGTGAGGATATGGTCCAGCCCGCCAAGCGGATGCCAGAGGCCGTTGAGAAAATCCGCCTTAGCTTGTGCGCCGGAAAAGCCAGCAGCTAGTGCTGGTTCAGCAATAACCATCAGTGCCGCAATCAAAGACATAACACCGGTTATTTCTTTTAATCTCATCAGTGCAAATTCCAGATTTCTCGGCGCTTAAAAAAGCGCACAATTTCAATAGATGAAGAAGTTTGGTTAGATAATTGAGTGTCGTATATTAGCGGTATGCTTTTGTTATGCCGCTTATTGCCCAGCTGGTTGTCATAAGCCCGATCTGGTGTTTGCCAGTCAAGTGCTGAATAAGGTCTGATCGGGTTATGAAAAGATATGTACTTTCTGGGTAATAGCGTACGCCTTTAACGCTTGAATGTGCTTTGAGAAAGTCCTCCTCGTATTTGTTGGCGTGACAGAGCTGCTCAATAACGACATTCTGCCACCACGCGTCGTTGCCATCCATGTAAATCCTTTGGCCATTGAGTTTAGGAGATGTCGATGGCTCAGGCCTGACTCACTTTTGGTTTTGGCAGGTTGTGCAATCAATACTGTTCATTTGGGGTGTATGTTTGCCGAGCATGAATGGGGCAAAGGACTGGCGAATAAACTCCCGCGAGCGCTGATCAGTTGGTTCCGAAAGGATGCCCAAGACCTTCAGCTTGTTGGAGGTGTTAAGAGAGACAACGCCGGCAGCGCAAGCAGTTCTAATCAATAACGGAGTTCGGGCCAATCTTGCAGTTGTCACCAATCATTAAACTGAATTTCTCGAGGCTCGTTGAAATTGCCTTTTCCTCCTGCACGAGCCAGATAGCTTTAATCTCACGCCAATTGTGATGGTTCGTGACCACGACACATGCTTCCAAATTGACGTCGTGCCAAAATGGAATTTTCAAGGCGTGCGTCCTCTGAGTTTTTTGGTTCCCGTCCAACATGCAATTCTGAGCAGCCAGTGGCAGGATACCCTCACACACGGTACGGCGCGTAAAATAATTTGCGTTGCTATGTGCGTTGGTTTGCGTGGAACATGTCAAAACGTGCGTTGAGATGCGGTGATCCGCTCTCAAACATACAAATCTTGACTTTTGGCGCTAAATCCGCCATATTACGCCATATGTCACAGAGCATCCGCGTCAGATTCCGCAGGAGATGTCATGCCCGTTCTTCGTAAAATTGAGCAGACCAACGCACCCAGTGGCCCCACGTTTACCGAGGCTGAGGTACAGGCCATGCTGCGAGCGGTACTAAGCTTGTTTGACCGGTGGCAACTGACAGATGAGCAGGCCAGCAAATTGCTGGGTGACGTTGCAAAGCGCACCTATCAACGCTGGAAGACACAGCACTATGGGCGTGTGGGAGTGGACCTTGCGGCCCGCCTTTCCAATCTGCTTGGCATACACAAAGCGCTGCGCGTGTTGTTTGCGGATGCGAACCGCGGTTATGGCTGGATCAAACGCCCCAACAAAGATTTCGGCAATGTATCCGCCTTGGAGATTATGCTCCACGGCCAGTTGACGGACCTGATGCGGGTAAGGCGATACCTTAATGCGCAGCGGGGCGGCTGGTGACCACATTGACTTTGGTTGAGAACGGACTTGACGCACCAACTGTTCCTCTTCGCTGGCCTCGATATTACCGGTTGGTAAATTCCGCCTATCCACCCATTGACCTGTTTGAGGATATCGCAAACCCCGCAGACTGGGAATTGCTTGCTGCCGCTGAAAGCAGAACAAACCCGCGCCTTGCCGCTACAATTGGTAATCTGGATAAGGTTCCCGTTGAGCGCCGCGTCAATGGAGCAGGGGCGTCTTACCTCATGGCCCCGTTTACTCATGCCTCGCAGGATCGTCCAGGCCGGTTTCATGATGGAACATTTGGCGCGTTTTATGCTGCCAAAACCTTTGAGACGGCGTTGTTCGAGACAGTTCATCACACCGGTTTGTTTTATGCTGCAACAGATGAAGCACCCGGCTGGATTGCGCAGATGCGAGAGCTGATTGGCAGTGTAGATGCCAAGCTGGCAGACGTGAGGGACAAACGCTTTGAGGCGCTACACGCACCAGATGACTACAGGGCCTCGCAAAACTTCGCGCGGAGGCTCAAAGAGCTGAGCGGTGAGGGGATTATCTACCCCAGCGCCCGCGATGAGGGCGGCCTGTGTATCGCAACATTCTACCCTGATGTCGTTGTAGCGCCTGCACAAGCCCGGCATTTCAGCTACCACTGGAACGGGTCGGCCATCGACATGATCAAAGACCTCAGCACCAGCGAAGTCTTCGCAATCTCCGAGTAATACTTATTCCCGTTGGGATGGGGAACGATAGGATAGCTGTGTCGTTAAAAGCTGCCGCAACCGAGTTGCAGGGGTCTTGCTTGCCCGCTTGCCTGCCGTAGGGTCCCCATCAAATTCGCTATACAGTCCAGCTCTACGAAGGCTCAGAGGCGTAAGTGTTGGAGCAGTACTTTTTCAAAAGGAAAACGATTAATGAGCATTCATTCAGGAAATGGAGCTGCATACAGCTTATCCAACTATAGCGTCGCAAAATATGTTGGTAACGCTGGGTTTTCCTCTGGGGTTCAATCAAAACATAATTTAACAGATCCTGATGGAACTTCAAAAAAAGAATCCGAAGGATCCACTTTAAAGCCGATTTCAGGCACTGCAATTGATGCGCGTGCTGAACTGACGAGCCGCTATGGTGACCTTGATACCAGCTCCAGCAAATATCATGATGACATTGAAGGCTTCCGCAACGATATTTTTGATGATCTGAATTTCGACCGGCAAACTCTCCACGCTATTTCCAGCAATGAAACTGGATACTTCTCAAAGGAAGAAATCAAAGCCGCCAAACTTGTTATGGAGGAGCAACTTGATTCTGTTTTGAAAGGCGACAATCCGGACGCTGTGCCAATTGCAGAAAACTACCTCAATCTGTTGCAGTTTCTCGATGAGAAAAGCTCTGCTGAGGAGAAAAAATCTTTTGTGTGGGCTGAACATAAAGCAGAGGCACAGGCCAACTATAAACGACTTAGCGGCGGTAAGGCGTCTGAGTTCAATTCTGACGATCCAGTCGTCACACTTCTAACGCAAGCCTACGAAGAGTTGTTTGAAGAACAAAAAAACAATCCCAAGGCAGAGCTGGAATCTACGTCCCAGTACAATTCCGCTTTGTATCAATGGGAACGAAATAATAACAGTTACGAAGAATACAAATCACCATTCCCGTGGTGATTTGTATTCCCGCATATGCTCCTGTTCTTTGGCAATCCGCAACGCGGATTGCCTGCACAAACTCGCTGGTCTGTCGTAAGTTTTGCCCAAATCCACCGCTGATACAAATAGGTACAATTTATAAATTGATTGTGTCTCATATTAGAATATTAGAAAGTAGTGATATATAAAATTACTGCTGAGGTGGTCCTGTGAACTCTCCTAATTTGCCAAACACAAATCTACCGCTGGAAGATACGGGTATTGCCTCCACATCCGGCACTGTCAAAAAGGGTTTGCCGTTTAAGCGGATCATCCTGTTTATCCCGCTGTTCTTTGCCATCATGTTCACGGGCGGCGTTATGGGCATGTATTTCCAACCTGCGGGTCTGCGCATTTTTTATCAGATGACGGGTCTGGTACCGGGTGGCGGCAGTGATCAGAAGATCGCCGTTCCCCTCAACACCACAGTGACGGAAAGCGACATCAAGGCGCTGAAAGCCGGAGCCGTTGTTGCCCTTGGCAAGTTGGTGCCGCGCAATGGCGTCTCCACTATTGCCCTGCCATTTGGAGCCAGTGATGCTCGCATTGCAGAATTGCCTGTCTCCGTTGGCGATTGGGTGAAAAAGGGCACCATTCTGGCAACGCTGGACAATCGTCCGTCGCTGGAAGCCAGCGTGGAAGCAACCAAAGCGGAGATCGCAGTATCGGAAGCCTCGCTGAGGCAAGTTCAGCTTTCCATTCAGGCCAGCCGGGTGGAGAATGAGGCAGAGCTCAATCGTTCCAAAACAAATGCGGTGTTAGCGCAGGCGGAATTGAGCCGCACGCAATCTCTGTTCACCCGCAAAGTTACAACACAGGCGCAACTGGACCGCGTTAAGGCGGAAGCGCAAAGCGCGGTGCTGGATGTGGCCCGCAAACAGGCGACCCTCAACCGCTACAGCAATGTTACGGGCGTTTCTCAAGCCGATGTTGAGCTGGCTATGCGCAAGCTCCATTCCGCCAAGGTTGCCCTGCGCACTGCTGAAGTAAACCTGGAAAAATCCGTTGTCCGTGCCCCGTTTGATGGCACTGTATTGGACGTTCTTGTGCAGCCCGGCGAACGGCCATCGTCCTCCGGGACCATTGAATTTGGTAATACCCGTGAGATGACGGCTGAGCTGGAAATCTACCAGAACCAGATTGGCCGGTTGGAGCTGGGCGAGATGGTGACACTGCGCGCCGGGGCCCTTACCCACGAGCTGCGCGGCAAGCTGACGGAAATCGGCCTGCTTGTGGGGCGTCAGAACATCATCAGCGTAGACCCGGCAGCCAATACGGATGCGCGCGTGGTGACCGTTGTGGTGACGTTGGATGAGACCTCCTCGGAACTGGCCGCAAAATTCACAAATCTGGAAATTCTGGGTTACTTTCACACCGTGGATGAGGAGGGCGTCAAGTGACCCAGTTCCTCACATGGTTGCTGGGCCGGTTGCCGATTGGCTGGCTCCAGCTCACCCACAACAAAGGCCGGTTTGCCGCTGCGCTCTCCGGTGTTGCCTTCGCCAATGTGCTGGTGTTTGTGCAACTTGGCATGATGGGCGCACTCACAGGGTCCACATTGCAGCCCTACCAATTGTTCGAGGCCGATATTCTGATCTCCGCATCAGATGCTAAATCGTTGACAGAAGGCGGCAACGTTGCCCGCGTGCATATGCTGCGCGCCTTGACGGTGCCCGAGGTGGCCTCCGCCGCACCAGTGTACATCGCCAAAGTTGATTGGCGCGTGCAGGAAGACCAGACCGCTAACTTGCAGCTGGTTGGCCTGCCGATTGAATCCATCGACTTCATAGCGCCTGTTCTGAGACCTCAGTTCCTTCAGTTGGCACTGCCCGATACCGCC
This region of Pseudovibrio sp. Tun.PSC04-5.I4 genomic DNA includes:
- a CDS encoding HupE/UreJ family protein, producing the protein MRLKEITGVMSLIAALMVIAEPALAAGFSGAQAKADFLNGLWHPLGGLDHILTMVGVGIWAALVLTRKRLVWPLVFMLVMFMAFWARFIGVVIPYIEPGILISIIVIGLLIAFALKLPVVVGALIVGVFAVFHGAAHANEANAGSLLIYAAGFSVSTFALSLSGLGLGSLTEWSSGRLILRAFGAASALFGIYLLYMNY
- a CDS encoding antitoxin Xre/MbcA/ParS toxin-binding domain-containing protein, yielding MLRAVLSLFDRWQLTDEQASKLLGDVAKRTYQRWKTQHYGRVGVDLAARLSNLLGIHKALRVLFADANRGYGWIKRPNKDFGNVSALEIMLHGQLTDLMRVRRYLNAQRGGW
- a CDS encoding RES family NAD+ phosphorylase, producing MTTLTLVENGLDAPTVPLRWPRYYRLVNSAYPPIDLFEDIANPADWELLAAAESRTNPRLAATIGNLDKVPVERRVNGAGASYLMAPFTHASQDRPGRFHDGTFGAFYAAKTFETALFETVHHTGLFYAATDEAPGWIAQMRELIGSVDAKLADVRDKRFEALHAPDDYRASQNFARRLKELSGEGIIYPSARDEGGLCIATFYPDVVVAPAQARHFSYHWNGSAIDMIKDLSTSEVFAISE
- a CDS encoding HlyD family efflux transporter periplasmic adaptor subunit translates to MNSPNLPNTNLPLEDTGIASTSGTVKKGLPFKRIILFIPLFFAIMFTGGVMGMYFQPAGLRIFYQMTGLVPGGGSDQKIAVPLNTTVTESDIKALKAGAVVALGKLVPRNGVSTIALPFGASDARIAELPVSVGDWVKKGTILATLDNRPSLEASVEATKAEIAVSEASLRQVQLSIQASRVENEAELNRSKTNAVLAQAELSRTQSLFTRKVTTQAQLDRVKAEAQSAVLDVARKQATLNRYSNVTGVSQADVELAMRKLHSAKVALRTAEVNLEKSVVRAPFDGTVLDVLVQPGERPSSSGTIEFGNTREMTAELEIYQNQIGRLELGEMVTLRAGALTHELRGKLTEIGLLVGRQNIISVDPAANTDARVVTVVVTLDETSSELAAKFTNLEILGYFHTVDEEGVK